The DNA segment CCGGCAGCAACGGGCGGATTTCCCGCGCTTTGCCCGCCAGCTCTTCGCCGCGCATGTCCGGCAAGCCGACGTCGGTCATCAGCAGGTCCAGGGGCTGGTCGGGGTTCTCGAGAATCCGCAGGGCAGCGGTGGCGGTGTCCGCTTCGATGGCCGTGTAGCCCAGCTCGTCGAGCACTTCGACCATCAGCATGCGAACGATGTCGTCGTCTTCGACTACCAGAAGGTGCATTGATCGGGATCCTGTACAAAAGAAGTGTCTCTACTCTGTGCCCAGAGCAGTGGCAGAAGTTCCCCAGCATAACGTTGCTGGTAATTCGATGGAACGATTGACGCACGCTGTTCTCAAATACTGGCTAAATGCCCCTGCCAGATGCGGCAAAGCTGGTTAGACTTTGCGCTTGAACCAGTCAGCGCAGCAGCGGGCGCCACGCTACCAAGGGTGTTTCCGCCACATGTATTCAACGGACTTTTTTCGCTCGGGCGTTTTCAGATGATTCAAGCAGCCTCGATGGACCAGCAAAGCTTTCGCAAGCTGTTGAGCCGCAACGTCGGCTTGCCTTTAGGGGTGGGCCTGCTAGGCGCCGTGGCCTTCGTCGCGGTGATCAACTACCTGCTCTCGGCCATGCAGTGGGTCGAGCACACCGACCGGGTGATCGGCAATGCCAATGAAACGGTCAAGCTGTCGATCGACATGGAAACCGGCATGCGCGGTTTTCTGATCACCGGCGATGAACGCTTCCTCGACCCTTATGAGGTGGCTAAACCGCGGATCTTCAGCAGCCTCGAAAGCCTGCGCGAGATGGTCTCGGACAACCCGACCCAGGTTGAGCGGGTTAATCGGCTGATCGCCCTGCAAAGAGCCTGGAATGATTTTGGCCATGAGATGATTGGCCTGCGCCGCACCCAGGGCGACTATCAACTGGCCCTTGGTAACGGTCGCGGCAAGCGGATCACCGACGAAATCCGTAAAGAATTCGACGCCTTGGTTGCAGCCGAACAGCAGCTGCGCCAGGCGCGTAACGAAACGGTCAATACGGTCACCGTGACCGCCATCAGCGCGTTCGTGCTGTTCATCGTTGCCTTGAGTGGCTTGTTGGCCTACCTGGGCCGTCGCGATCTGTTGGCGCTGTCTGATAGCTATACCGAGAACCTGCAAGCCCAGCAGCGTTCGGCTGAGCGCCTGGAACACCAGGCCTGGTTGCGCAACGGCCAGACGCAGCTGGCCGAACAGGTGCTGGGCCAGCTGACCCTGCCCATGCTCGGTGACAACATCTTGCGTTTCTTCGCCACTTATCTGGGCAGTGTGGTGGGCGCCCTCTATGTGCGTAACGAGCATGGCCAGCTGTTGCGAGTGGCCAGTTATGGCCTGAACGCCGAAGAGCAGGCCCGCACCCAGACCCTCGGCTCGCATGACGGCTTGCTGGGCGAGGCTGTACGCCAGGCGCGCATCGTGCGCCTCGAGCAGCTGCCCGAAGACTATTTTCATCTCAGTTCAGGGCTTGGCAGCGGCTTGCCACGCAGCGCGCTGCTGATGCCCAGCCGCGATGATGGCCAGATCAACGGCGTGCTCGAACTGGGCTTCCTGCGTCCGCTCAGCGAGCGTGACCAGGAGATGCTGGAGCGGGTCGCGGAAAACGTCGGCATGTCGATCGAGAGCGCCCGCTATCGCCAGCGCCTGCAAGAAGTGCTGGCCGAGACGCAACAGCTCAATGAAGAGTTGCAGGTCCAGCAGGAGGAGCTCAAGACCGCCAACGAAGAGTTGGAAGAACAGTCGCGGGTGCTCAAGGAGTCCCAGGCGCATCTGGAAACCCAGCAGGCCGAGCTTGAGCAGACCAACGAGCAACTGTCCGAGCGCACCGACGCCCTGGATCGCAAGAACAGCGAGCTCAACCAGGCCCAGCAAGAGCTGCAAGCGCGCGCCGAAGACCTGCAGCGCTCGAGCAAGTACAAGTCCGAGTTCCTCGCCAACATGTCGCACGAGCTGCGCACGCCGCTCAATAGCTCGCTGATCCTGGCCAAGCTGTTGGCTGAGAATGGCGAAGGCAACCTCAGCGAGGAGCAGGTCAAGTTCGCCGATTCGATCTATTCGGCCGGCAACGACCTGCTCAACCTGATCAATGACATCCTCGACATCGCCAAGGTCGAGGCCGGCAAACTCGAAGTGCGCCCCGAGACCACTCAGGTCGAGCGTCTGGTCGAGGGCCTGCGCGGCATGTTCCAGCCGCTGGCGGCCGACAAGGGCCTGGACTTCCAGGTGCAACTCGAGCATCCGTTGCCGGCGACCCTGTTCACTGACCGCCAGCGCCTGGAGCAGATTCTCAAGAACCTGCTGTCCAACGCCATCAAGTTCACCGAGCGCGGCCAAGTCAGCATGACCATCAGCCAGCAGGCCGGACTAGGCATTGTGTTCGCCGTACGCGACAGCGGCATTGGCATTGCTGCCGATCAACAGCAAGCGATCTTCGGCGCCTTCCACCAGGTCGACGGCACCAGCAACCGCCGCTATGGCGGCACGGGCCTGGGCCTGTCGATCTCGCGCGACTTGGCGCACCTGCTCGGGGGCCAGATCAGTGTCGACAGTAGCCCCGGACAAGGCAGCGTGTTCAGCTTGATCCTGCCCGAGCGCTATGAATCGGACGCTGAGCAGGTCGAAGTGCAAACCCTGCGTCCGGCCGTGGATCAACTGCCGCCGGCGCCACAGCTGGCGGCGCCGGCGCCGGTGGCCCGGCATAACTTTGCCGACGACCGTGAGCTGGCACCCTTTAGCAATCGCTGCATCCTGGTCATCGAGGACGAGCCGAATTTTGCCCGCATCCTGTTCGACCTGGCCCATGAGCTGGGCTACAGCTGCCTGGCCGCCCAGGGCGCCGACGAAGGCTTCCAGCTCGCCGCACAGTACTTGCCGGACGCGATCCTGCTGGACATGCGCCTGCCCGATCACTCCGGGCTTACCGTGCTGCAGCGTCTGAAGGAACAAGCCAGCACCCGCCACATCCCGGTGCACATCATTTCGGTCGAAGACCGCATCGAAGCGGCCATGCACATGGGCGCAGTCGGCTATGCGGTCAAGCCCACCAGCCGCGAGCAGCTCAAGGAAGTCTTCGCCCGCCTGGAAGCCAAGCTGACGCAGAAACTCAAGCACATCCTGCTGGTCGAAGACGACGACCTGCAACGCGAGAGCATTGCCCGCCTGATCGGCGACGACGATATCGAGATCACCGCCGTGGCCATGGCCCAGGACGCCCTGGAGTTGCTGCGCGAGAACATCTATGACTGCATGATCATCGACCTGAAGCTGCCAGACATGCTCGGCAACGAGCTGCTCAAGCGCATGACCGCCGAGGATATCCGCAGCTTCCCGCCAGTGATCGTCTACACCGGGCGCAACCTCACCCGGGAAGAAGAGACCGACCTGCTCAAGTACTCGCGCTCGATCATCATCAAAGGCGCACGCTCGCCTGAGCGTCTGCTCGATGAGGTCACGCTGTTCTTGCACAAGGTCGAATCGCAGTTGTCCAACGAGCGCCAGCGCATGCTCAAGACCGCGCGCAGCCGCGACAAGGTGTTCGAGGGGCGCAAGATCCTCCTGGTCGATGACGATGTACGGAATATCTTCGCCCTGACCAGCGCCCTGGAGCACAAGGGCGCCATCGTCGAGATTGGCCGCAACGGGCGCGAAGCGCTCGAGCAATTGGACAAGCACGACGACATCGACCTGGTGCTGATGGATGTGATGATGCCGGAGATGGACGGCTACGAGGCGACCCGGCTGATCCGCCAGCAACCGCGCTGGCGCAAACTGCCGATCATCGCCGTAACCGCCAAGGCGATGAAGGACGACCAGCAGCGCTGCCTGCAAGCAGGCGCCAATGACTACCTGGCCAAACCGATCGATCTGGACCGACTGTTCTCCCTGATCCGCGTCTGGCTGCCGCAACTGGAGCGAATTTGACTAGCGAGCGCAACACCGATATCGAGATCCGGCTGCTGATCGAGGCGATCTACCTCAAGTACAGCTACGATTTTCGCAATTACTCCGGCGCTTCGATCAAGCGTCGGATCCTTCACGCCCTGCGCCAGTTCGACTGTCGCACGGTGTCGGCGCTGCAAGAGCGGGTGCTGCACGACCCCGGCATGTTCATGCAGTTGCTGCAGTTCCTCACCATTCCGGTCAGCGAGATGTTTCGCGATCCCGGCCATTTCCTTGCCTTGCGTGAGGAAGTGGTGCCGCTGCTGCGCACCTGGCCCTCGATCAAGATCTGGATCGCCGGCTGCAGCACGGGCGAGGAGGTCTACTCCATGGCCATCCTGCTGCGCGAGGAAGGGCTGCTGGAGCGCACCATCCTCTATGCCACCGACATCAATCCGCACTCGCTGGAAAAAGCCAAGCAGGGCATCTACTCGATGCAGAGCATGCACGGTTACGAAGAAAACTACCGCAAGGCGGGCGGGCGGCGCGACTTCAATGAGTACTACACCGCCGCCTACGGCAACGCCATCATGGACAGCAGCCTGCGCGACAACGTCACCTTCGCTGACCACAGCCTGGCCACCGACAGCGTGTTTTCCGAAACCCAGCTGGTGTCGTGCCGCAATGTGCTGATCTATTTCAACAAGGACCTGCAGGATCGCGCCTTGGGCCTGTTTCACGAATCGTTGTGCCACCGCGGCTTTTTGCTGCTCGGCAGCAAAGAGTCGGTAGACTTCTCCGCCTACAGCGACCGTTTCGAAGCGTTGGTCAAGCCTGAACGGATTTTTCGCAAATCATGAACGGCGTCGATGCGGTAGTCATCGGCGCCTCGGCCGGCGGTGTCGCTGCGCTGTTCAAAGTGCTCGGCGGATTGCCACAGGGCTTTGCCATCCCGGTGCTGTGCGTGCTGCACCTGCCCGACGATCGCCACAGCCAGTTGGCCGAAGTGCTGCAGCGCAAGATTGGCCGCCCGGTGCGTGAGGCGCTGGACAAGGCGACGATCGAGCCGGGGCTTATCTATGTCGCAGGGCCCGGTTATCACCTGTCGGTGGAGGGTGATTTGAGCCTGTCGCTGAGCCAGGAGGCGCCGGTGCATTTCTCCCGCCCGGCGATCGATTTTCTGTTCACCTCCGCGGCTGATGCTTATCGCGCGGGGTTGCTTGGCGTGCTCCTGACCGGTGCCAACGAAGACGGCGCCCAGGGCCTTGCCTATATCAAACAATGCGGAGGCCGGACGGTGGTCCAGGACCCTGAAGATGCACAGGTCGCGCTGATGCCGGAGGCTGCGCTGGCCCTGCACAGCCCAGACCATATACTTTCTCTGAGCGGTATCGGGCAGTTGCTCGCCACCCTGGAAGCTCGCGCATGCTAAGCCAAATCATCGCCAAACTGCTGATCGTCGACGACCTGCCGGAAAACCTGCTGGCCCTCGACGCCCTGATCCACGGCGAGGATCGTGAGGTGCATCAGGCGCAATCGGCCGAGCAGGCCTTGTCGCTGCTGCTCGAACATGAGTTCGCCCTGGCCATTCTCGATGTGCAGATGCCGGGCATGAATGGCTTCGAGCTGGCCGAACTGATGCGTGGCACGGAAAAGACCAAGAACATCCCCATCGTCTTCGTCAGCGCCGCCGGGCGCGAAATGAACTACGCCTTCAAAGGCTACGAAAGCGGCGCAGTGGACTTTTTGCACAAGCCGCTCGATACCCTGGCGGTGAAGAGCAAGGTCTCGGTGTTCGTCGACCTGTATCGCCAGCGCAAAGTCCTCGATCGCCAATTACAGGCGTTGGAGCGCAGCCGCCAGGAGCAAGAGCTGCTGCTCAGCCAACTGCAGGTGGCCCGCGGCGAGCTGGAGCACGCGGTGCGTATGCGCGATGACTTCATGTCGATCGTCTCGCACGAAGTGCGCACCCCGCTCAACGGCCTGATCCTTGAAGCCCAGCTGCGCAAGATGCACCTGGCACGGGGTAATCTGGCCGCGTTCAGCGAGGACAAGCTGCAGGCCATGGTCGAGCGCGACGAGCGGCAGATCAACAGCCTGATCCGCCTGGTCGAAGACATGCTCGACGTCTCGCGCATCCGCACCGGCAAGTTGTCGCTGCGGCCCAAACCGTTCGATCTCGCCCAGCTGGTGCGCGGCCTGCTGGAGAATTTCGTCGCCCAGGCTAGCGCGCTGGACACGCGCATCGAGCTGGAACAGTGCCAGGCCCTGGCCGGCGAGTGGGATGAATTTCGGATTGAACAAGTGCTGGCCAACCTGTTGTCCAATGCCTTGCGCTACGGGCAACGACGACCGGTCAAGGTGCGGGTGTTCGCCCAGGACGGCATGGCCTGGGTGCAAGTCCAGGACCAGGGCATTGGCATCAGCGCCGCCAACCAGCAGCGGATATTCCAGCAGTTCGAGCGGGTGGCGGCCCAGCAGGCCAGCGGTGGCCTGGGCCTGGGGCTGTATATTTCCGAGCAGATCGTCCAGGCCCATGGCGGGCGCATTCAGGTCGACAGTGAGGAGGGCAAGGGCTCGACATTCAGCGTGCTGTTGCCGCTACCGGCGCTGTCGCAACAAACCGACCAGGCGCAGGCAACCTCTGCGTAAGCCTGGGGTCAGATGGCCAACTTATTGAATTTCAAGGCGTTGTCATGAGCGAAGATGCACAAGACGTGGTACTGGTGGTCGAGGATGAACCGGCGATTCGGATGATCCTGCGTGATTACCTGTCCGGTGAGGGCTACCACGTGCTGGTGGCCGAGGATGGCCAGCAGGCGTTTGACATTCTGGCGAGAAAACCGCACCTGGATCTGATCGTCACCGACTTTCGCTTGCCGGGCGGCATTTCTGGGGTGCAGATCGCTGAGCCTGCAGTGAAGCTGCGACCGGATCTGAAGGTGATCTTCATCAGCGGTTATCCGGCGGAGATCCTCGAATCCGGCAGCCCGATCGCGCGCAAGGCACCGATTCTGGCCAAGCCGTTTGATCTGGATACCCTGCACGAGCAGATCCAGATGCTGCTGCGCTGATCATTCAAGGCCTCATCGCACGGGGCAAGCCGCTGCCGCCTTGCCCGCGATCAAGCCCCTACCGGCGAGCCGTCACTGCTGGTAATCGCGCCCTTCGCGATCGAGCTGACGGATCAGTGCATCCCAATGGCGCTGAATGCCTTCTCCAAGCCCATCGGAAAAGCGTTTGGACTGCTCGTGCACCTTGGCAATCGCCGCCGCTGAGGCGTGCAGCAACTCGGCATTGCCGCCCGCCTGCGCCGCCACCTGGATGTTGCAGGCACGTTCCAGCCCGTGCAGTTCACGGAACGCGTGCTCGACGCTGATGCCGCCGGTCAGCAGGCCATGATTGCGCAGGATGAGAATGTTGCTCTGACCCAGATTGGCCACCAAGCGTTGCTGCTCGTCCAGATCCAGCGCCACGCCTTCGTAGTCGTGATAGACCACGCGGCTGTAATAGGCCAAGCCATGCTGGGAAATCGGCAGCAAGCCGTGGCGCTGTGCCGACACCGCCGCACCATCGCGGGTATGGGTGTGCAGCACGGCTTTCAGATCCGGGCGAGCGCGGTGGATAGCACTGTGAATGACATAGCCGGCCTGGTTGATGCCCAGCCCCAGCGGATCATCGATGATGCTGCCATCGACGTCGACCTTGACCAGGTTGGAGGCGGTGATCTCGTCGAACAGCAGGCCGAAGGCGTTGATCAAGAAGTGCTCGTCCGGGCCTGGCACGCGGGCCGAGAAGTGCGTGTAGATATGGTCGGTCCAGCGAAACAGCGCCGCCAGGCGATAGGCGGCGGCCAGCTTGACCCGCACCTCCCACTCCTGGCTGCTGACTCGCTGGCGCACCGAGCGGGTGGCATCGGTGACGATAGACAATGAACGCATGACAATCTCCGCTAGAGGGGGTTATGCACTGGCCTGCGCCAGCGCTGCACGACCAACCTGGCCGAGGACTACGTCGTCTTGTGGGGTGTGGATGCGGCTGCACAGCACGTCGCGATAATGCCGCTCCAGCGGGTTACGCCGCGACAGCCCGGGATTGCCAGCGGCTTCGATGGCCAGTTCGACCGCGCTGATGGCGTTGCTGCTGACCAGGTGCTTGATCTGCCCGGCATGCCGCGCATCGACCTGCCCGGCGGCCGCAGAGTCGAGCAGGGTGCGGTTGGCGAACAGCAGCGTGTCGATACGCCCGAGCACTTCCTGGAACCGCGCAAGGCTCGCCAGCGGCGCGCCGAGGTTGCTGGGTGTGCGCGATTGCAGGAACTGCACCAGCCAGTCGCGTGCGGCCTGGGCCACGCCATCGTACAGCGCTGGCAGCAGCACCGACATCCACAGCTGGCCTTCGCCATCGAGCTCCGGGCGTGGCGCGCTGGCCGGGCTGACGTTGACCGCATGATCAAGTGGGATCAGTACATCGTCGAAGCGCACTTCATGGCTGCAGGTGGCGCGCATGCCCAAGTGATCCCACTCATCGATGATGCGGATGCCGGGGCTGTCCTTGTGCACCAGGAAGCCGCCGATCAGAGGATCGCTGTCGTCACTGCGTGCCCACACCAGGTACCAGGTCAGGCCGTGGCTGCCGGTGGAGTAGATCTTGCGCCCAGACACTCGCCAGCCTTCAGCGGTGCGTCGCGCCACGGTCGCAGGCAGGCCACCGCGCGTCGGCGTGCCCAGTTCTGGCTCGACCCGAAAGGCGTTGATCAGCGCGCCGTTGTCCACGGCATCGCGAGCCACCCGCAGGCGCAGGTGCTCGGGCCAGCGGCCGTGCTCTTGCAAGCGCACGTGTTGCAGATACTGCATCGCCAGGATCAGCGCAGTGGCCGGGTCGCCCTTGCCGACGGCGGCAATCACCCGCCGCGCGGTAGCCAAGTCTGCACCGCCGCCGCCCAGGGCGCTGGGTACGGTCAGCCCGAGCAGGCGGTATTGGTGCAGCAGGGTGAAATTGTCGTGGGGGAACTGACCACTGCGGTC comes from the Pseudomonas urmiensis genome and includes:
- a CDS encoding acyl-CoA dehydrogenase family protein; its protein translation is MSHPPSDRALAELTQALAANAERYDRSGQFPHDNFTLLHQYRLLGLTVPSALGGGGADLATARRVIAAVGKGDPATALILAMQYLQHVRLQEHGRWPEHLRLRVARDAVDNGALINAFRVEPELGTPTRGGLPATVARRTAEGWRVSGRKIYSTGSHGLTWYLVWARSDDSDPLIGGFLVHKDSPGIRIIDEWDHLGMRATCSHEVRFDDVLIPLDHAVNVSPASAPRPELDGEGQLWMSVLLPALYDGVAQAARDWLVQFLQSRTPSNLGAPLASLARFQEVLGRIDTLLFANRTLLDSAAAGQVDARHAGQIKHLVSSNAISAVELAIEAAGNPGLSRRNPLERHYRDVLCSRIHTPQDDVVLGQVGRAALAQASA
- a CDS encoding chemotaxis protein CheB → MNGVDAVVIGASAGGVAALFKVLGGLPQGFAIPVLCVLHLPDDRHSQLAEVLQRKIGRPVREALDKATIEPGLIYVAGPGYHLSVEGDLSLSLSQEAPVHFSRPAIDFLFTSAADAYRAGLLGVLLTGANEDGAQGLAYIKQCGGRTVVQDPEDAQVALMPEAALALHSPDHILSLSGIGQLLATLEARAC
- a CDS encoding class II aldolase/adducin family protein — protein: MRSLSIVTDATRSVRQRVSSQEWEVRVKLAAAYRLAALFRWTDHIYTHFSARVPGPDEHFLINAFGLLFDEITASNLVKVDVDGSIIDDPLGLGINQAGYVIHSAIHRARPDLKAVLHTHTRDGAAVSAQRHGLLPISQHGLAYYSRVVYHDYEGVALDLDEQQRLVANLGQSNILILRNHGLLTGGISVEHAFRELHGLERACNIQVAAQAGGNAELLHASAAAIAKVHEQSKRFSDGLGEGIQRHWDALIRQLDREGRDYQQ
- a CDS encoding CheR family methyltransferase; protein product: MTSERNTDIEIRLLIEAIYLKYSYDFRNYSGASIKRRILHALRQFDCRTVSALQERVLHDPGMFMQLLQFLTIPVSEMFRDPGHFLALREEVVPLLRTWPSIKIWIAGCSTGEEVYSMAILLREEGLLERTILYATDINPHSLEKAKQGIYSMQSMHGYEENYRKAGGRRDFNEYYTAAYGNAIMDSSLRDNVTFADHSLATDSVFSETQLVSCRNVLIYFNKDLQDRALGLFHESLCHRGFLLLGSKESVDFSAYSDRFEALVKPERIFRKS
- a CDS encoding response regulator is translated as MIQAASMDQQSFRKLLSRNVGLPLGVGLLGAVAFVAVINYLLSAMQWVEHTDRVIGNANETVKLSIDMETGMRGFLITGDERFLDPYEVAKPRIFSSLESLREMVSDNPTQVERVNRLIALQRAWNDFGHEMIGLRRTQGDYQLALGNGRGKRITDEIRKEFDALVAAEQQLRQARNETVNTVTVTAISAFVLFIVALSGLLAYLGRRDLLALSDSYTENLQAQQRSAERLEHQAWLRNGQTQLAEQVLGQLTLPMLGDNILRFFATYLGSVVGALYVRNEHGQLLRVASYGLNAEEQARTQTLGSHDGLLGEAVRQARIVRLEQLPEDYFHLSSGLGSGLPRSALLMPSRDDGQINGVLELGFLRPLSERDQEMLERVAENVGMSIESARYRQRLQEVLAETQQLNEELQVQQEELKTANEELEEQSRVLKESQAHLETQQAELEQTNEQLSERTDALDRKNSELNQAQQELQARAEDLQRSSKYKSEFLANMSHELRTPLNSSLILAKLLAENGEGNLSEEQVKFADSIYSAGNDLLNLINDILDIAKVEAGKLEVRPETTQVERLVEGLRGMFQPLAADKGLDFQVQLEHPLPATLFTDRQRLEQILKNLLSNAIKFTERGQVSMTISQQAGLGIVFAVRDSGIGIAADQQQAIFGAFHQVDGTSNRRYGGTGLGLSISRDLAHLLGGQISVDSSPGQGSVFSLILPERYESDAEQVEVQTLRPAVDQLPPAPQLAAPAPVARHNFADDRELAPFSNRCILVIEDEPNFARILFDLAHELGYSCLAAQGADEGFQLAAQYLPDAILLDMRLPDHSGLTVLQRLKEQASTRHIPVHIISVEDRIEAAMHMGAVGYAVKPTSREQLKEVFARLEAKLTQKLKHILLVEDDDLQRESIARLIGDDDIEITAVAMAQDALELLRENIYDCMIIDLKLPDMLGNELLKRMTAEDIRSFPPVIVYTGRNLTREEETDLLKYSRSIIIKGARSPERLLDEVTLFLHKVESQLSNERQRMLKTARSRDKVFEGRKILLVDDDVRNIFALTSALEHKGAIVEIGRNGREALEQLDKHDDIDLVLMDVMMPEMDGYEATRLIRQQPRWRKLPIIAVTAKAMKDDQQRCLQAGANDYLAKPIDLDRLFSLIRVWLPQLERI
- a CDS encoding response regulator, translating into MHLLVVEDDDIVRMLMVEVLDELGYTAIEADTATAALRILENPDQPLDLLMTDVGLPDMRGEELAGKAREIRPLLPVLFASGYADSFNVPEGMHMIGKPFSIDQLRDKVVGILGAP
- a CDS encoding response regulator produces the protein MSEDAQDVVLVVEDEPAIRMILRDYLSGEGYHVLVAEDGQQAFDILARKPHLDLIVTDFRLPGGISGVQIAEPAVKLRPDLKVIFISGYPAEILESGSPIARKAPILAKPFDLDTLHEQIQMLLR
- a CDS encoding hybrid sensor histidine kinase/response regulator codes for the protein MLSQIIAKLLIVDDLPENLLALDALIHGEDREVHQAQSAEQALSLLLEHEFALAILDVQMPGMNGFELAELMRGTEKTKNIPIVFVSAAGREMNYAFKGYESGAVDFLHKPLDTLAVKSKVSVFVDLYRQRKVLDRQLQALERSRQEQELLLSQLQVARGELEHAVRMRDDFMSIVSHEVRTPLNGLILEAQLRKMHLARGNLAAFSEDKLQAMVERDERQINSLIRLVEDMLDVSRIRTGKLSLRPKPFDLAQLVRGLLENFVAQASALDTRIELEQCQALAGEWDEFRIEQVLANLLSNALRYGQRRPVKVRVFAQDGMAWVQVQDQGIGISAANQQRIFQQFERVAAQQASGGLGLGLYISEQIVQAHGGRIQVDSEEGKGSTFSVLLPLPALSQQTDQAQATSA